The nucleotide window CCTGAGCTAAGTGGACTGAACTGAGCTCCCCACGGATCCTCGGACACAGCGCAGGAATGCCTGGAGGAACGGGGTCCAAGTGCAGAGAGCTGTTCTCCTTGTTCTCCTTACCTATGAGCTGTTTCCATCTCTTGCTATCCCAACTCTCAGGCAGAAGAGGCCATGGCCACGTATCGGACCTGTGTTGCGGATGCAAATACCCAGAAGCAGGAGTTGGAGGATACCAAGGTGAACTCCTTGCGGCAGATCCACGAAGTGATCAAACAGAGCGACCAGGTCATCAAGATGGTGAGTGGGGCTTGCTTGGGATGGCCCCTAGGGCAGGGGGGTGGCCGTACCCTGCTCAGGAGAGGTTCAGAGCTGCCTCCCCAGCAGACCTGGCTTAGCTGCTCCTATTTCAGATGAAGTCCAGGTGGATGTAGAGCTCTTTTCACTCCCTAGTGCTCTGAAAAGCCAAGGCTCAAGGCTGCAAGACGAAGCACCGCTCTGTGCTCCTGATTTCTCATCCAACCTCGAGCTCCTtgtctctctcttccttgtATGTCAGCTCACAAAGCTCATGTCTGATTTCCTCCACGTTATTTTTAGGCCACAATCTCCTTCTACCAGATCATGCACATGCAGACGGCTCCACTGCCCGTCAACTTCCAGACGCTGTGCGAGAGCAGCAAGCTCTACGACCCCGGGCAGCAATACGCCTCTCATGTCAAGCAGCTGCAGCGAGGAGACGAACCCGACATCCAGTACGACTTTGAGCCCTACGTGTCACACAACGCCTGGTAGGAGAGGGGGAAATCACTGCTGGTTTACATTCATCTTCTCTGTCACTGGCAACCTCCCCCTGGGCCGGCACTACGCTCTCCTGCAGAAACCAGCACACTTTCAGCGTGCCTgaaggcagctcctgctgggaaAGCTAGGGCTGGGCTAGCTGGGAATTCCTCTCACATCCTCCAGTGCATGAGACAGGCTGTCTAGTATTTACGAGAGGACTGTAAATCCCAAGACAGGTGGATAGCAGCCATGAATAAGGTTTTCAAGTGTCCTTCCTTCTCATCCACTCAGacattcccttttctcctttctgcccACCAGGTCCCCCTTCACTCGGACACGGAAAGGCAGCTTCAATGCCAATGACTTCTCAACGAATGCCGGCTCCGACGGGGCCGGGCTGCCCAAGGATGGGACCGTCTCGGAAGGAGGGACAGGATCCAAGGAGCAGCAAAGCGGGGCTGTGGCGGCTGAGCGGAGAGGTGagcctggagcagagaggagccTCTGCATCGCCGTCCCCACGGCACCGCTCGCAGCAGGCTGCGTCGTCCTCCCCCTGGGTCAGAAGCAAAGCAGGACCTCCATGGGTACCAAGGGGGGGGGCTTCTGATCACAGCAGTAGGACAGGCTGGAATCCTCGCAAGCTGAATTTCCTGAAGGACACAAAATCAGatctatggggtttttttgctttagctgCCTAGTGCTGCCTAACAGACCATTCTCCAGAATCccatctcttctttcccttgctGGAGTGTTACTGAAGGCGTCACAACCCCACCAGCCCCTTCACCAGCCTGTCAACAGGAAACCAAGCAGCTTCCTTCAGTAATTTAAGTGTCTCCCAGACTCTAGGCTCTTCTCCCTTGTTTCTCTCCTGAACACAGAAAGCAATCTCAAATGaactctgtgttttcctttgcaggtGGGAGGGGACACCAGGTCCATAAATCCTGGCCAACTTCCATTACTGAAGCTGACAGCAGCCTGGATTCAAACGCAGGTAGATACCAAAAacagcccagggcaggcagtgcGTCCCCTTCTAATACAGTCAGCCTAAAACCAGCATTGGAGTCAGGTGGGACCTGACACTTTTTTATCTGCCTTGTAATAACACTGTGTTGTAAAAAACTGCTCTGATGCCAATCTCCAGCAGGCTGGGATGGGCTGGACTGGGATGGGAGACCACCGAACCTTTACACTGCACTGGCTACAGCCTGCTCCCCTGCAGGGCACTGCACGGGCATGCACAGCCCCTGCTAGCTCccagtttctcattttctctggaGAGAGCTGCCCTGGCCGCCCAAGGCACGCGACTGCTTGCTGTGGGAATCCACCACATGCATCAGAGTGcactcagaaaagaaacaattttgcCAGTAATCTCACtgcttgtgggttttcttttgaCAGGCGAGTTCAGCCATAAACTCCAGCGGCTGTCTTCCAACGGCACCATGTCCTCCAGCgaagagctggaggagaaggatgaGAACGCTACCCCCTTTGAGCAGAGTACGTGACAGCGCGGGAGGTGACGCAGTACTCCTGCTGTGCACCCACACACCATGACAAAGCTAACTGCAGGTTGACTGTTCCCAAATTCAGTAGTTCTAGAGGTAAACCGAATGATTGCTGGGAGGATACCTGATGGTGACCTCACGAGGAGCCCAATAGCATTGTCTTTACCAGGGATGAGCTCTGCTCAAACCAGTGGGAACAGATGAGCTAGGGCTGCACGCCTCAGAGTACAGGTTGTTTGTAATGTTGCTGAAGAACTAGTGCTTCCAGCTGGTTGTCTGATCTGTGACAGTCACCCTTCTGCTTGAGCTTTGCTTAACCTTACCTCCTCAGGAGCCAGGATGCAGAcgcatttctttttgttctgctcACAGGCATCAATGGGATCACCCCAGAGATGACAGCTCTGACAGGGCCCTTCCGAAACGTTGGCTTATCCAAGGCTGCCCAGACTCATCGGCTGAGGAAGCTCCGTACCCCTTCCAAGTGTCGGGAGTGCAACAGCTACGTTTACTTCCAGGGAGCAGAATGCGAGGAGGTAAAGTTGGGAGAAGTGGGAAGAGAGCTTGGTGGGTGGAACGGATGGAGGATGTGTCCCATGAACGGGGTGACCCCACCAGTACCTGCGTACAGTCCTCTGATTCACTCTGTCCCCAGATGAGAGCCACACGTTCTCCAGTGACATACTGCGGCGCAGCTTGTCGCTTGGGTGTCACAGGTTTGCTGTAGAAACCCAGCCAGGAGCTCTGACACACGTGGTCAAAACCCTGGGTGTAACCACAGCCAGGAGCTCTAAGTTCTCTGTGGAAGCAGAGGTGCCCGCATGAACTTTAGGGCAGGACTACCTTAGCCCAGCTCTAACCCGTGTTTAGGAAGATGTTCCTCCTTTGGGGACCTTTGCATTGGTCCTGCAGTGTCTCCAAGAAAGGCACTTTTCCTGTCTGCCATCGTGCTCAAGGAGCTCCTCGTTTCTCTGAGCGATGCCCGGTGTCTCTCAGCGGCCGCCCTTCCACATGACCCGCGGAGCTCTCTCCCACCCCCACgcatttccctgtgttttccagTGCTACCTGGCCTGCCACAAGAAGTGTCTGGAAACCTTGGCCATCCAGTGCGGGCACAAGAAGCTCCaaggaaagctgcagcttttcGGGCAAGACTTCACAAAAGCTTCTCAGAGTAGCTCAGATGGCATCCCCTTCATCATCAAGAAGTGCATTTCTGAGATCGAGAAGCGGGCACTGAAAACCAAGGTGATGcactctctcttccctctccttcagCTAAGCTGGCTCAGCTGCCTTCTCTTGAATGGTTTTCATGCAAAGGCAGAAGATCAACAGACTTGTTTTTCAGATTACTAGGAGGCAGGAGGCCAGAAAGTCCCAGGTGATAAACTTGGTCCTGATACCCCAAACTCTGACCTTGGTAACACTTCTCTTGCCTCCCTCTTTCCTATGAAACAGGAGCAACAGTAACGTCAGAGCTGGAAGGGGATGTCCCAGAATGACTTCTGAGAGGGATTTCCAACCCCCAAAAGGAGAGGGTGGGAGCTAGAAGGTCACTGTCTCACGCAGACTTGAAGAGAAACATCTCTCCTCCCTTCAACTccacttttctctcttttacagGGCATCTACCGAGTTAATGGTGTCAAGACCCGTGTGGAGAAGCTTTGCCAGGCATTTGAGAATGGAAAAGAGCTGGTGGAGCTGTCCCAGGCCTCCCCTCACGATATCAGCAATGTCTTGAAGCTCTACCTGAGACAGGTAAGGTGCTGGTGATACCttgtcctggggggggggggaggcaggggagaggtGACCAGAGGAACTAACTTCCCAAAACTAAACCCGCCTTCACCGAGTCATCTCTGGCAGGAGTAATTCTGCACAAACTGGGCTTACTAACTGTATGACTGTGGGCGGTGAGAGGGGTCCCTCCCAGCTAGGAGGGGATCAGCGGTGGCGATGGGACGACGTGCGTGAATGGGGACGAGCGCGCACGCTGCGCCTCCTCCGAGCCGACGGCGGGTCTCCTGCTCTCGGCGAGCCCTCGCCATCGCTTCGCATGGCTCCTCCACCGCCGCAGCAGCGGCGTTCATATCCGCAGAAAAACAACGTGCAGAAGCACCAAATCCTCCCTCCCCTTTGCAATTGGGGAACCAGATACACGAAAAGGGAAGTGATCCAGCAAAGGTCTCTCCGCacggcagagctggggctgagctCGCGTCTCCCCgagcagggctctgccctgcgGCTCACCCTGCGGTGGGCTCAGCCGGGTGCTGTGCCCCTCGTCTCGCCCTGCGGTGGGCTCAGCCGGGTGCTGTGCCCTGCCACCCacggcagctctgccccagccaccCTCTGCCCCCAGCAGACACCAGTACCCAAACTGGCAGCGCAAACAGCATCACCCACATCCTCCAAAGAGTCACCacaaggcaggaggagaggaagcagCTTCTCCTTCACACTGCAGCCTTGCCGTTTAACTCTTAACTGCTGCCTTTTGTCTGAGGGCTGGTGTGACTCTGCAGAAGGGCTCCTGTGCATTAACTTGGGAACCGGGCTCAGGGCTCAGCTCAAGGAGGGAGGTTTGTCCCTGGGTTCCCTGcacagagaggagagaagggcTCTGAATTGCCTCCAGGGTTTctccagagaaaagcagagtggaaagaggggaagaaatcAGTCCTGAGCCAGGATCCAACCTCTCACTGCAGAGAAATGGGTTTAAAGTCCCTCTGCAAAGTGCTGGATGGGAGGGGAACCTGCTCTGCTGTGAGAGGCAGCCTGTCCCCCAAAACATCTGTTTAAGCCACCCTGAAAACATTACCAGCCATGCAAAACCACCAATTAGTTAACatgctgctctggctgctttATACAAACTTCAAAGCAAGAGTTTCCACCTAACCACAACCCCACCTTTGCTGCAGGCTATGCCGTTTACATCCTGCCTTCTCCACCCCAGAACAATCCATTCCTGTCCTCTTTCACTGCTCTCCTCTTTCTAACCACCTTCGTCTGCTGGGGAACCTGCTGCTGTGCCCACCCGGGGCCAGGGCTTTTCTAGGGGAAAAAGAGAATCCCTTAACCTTGACCGGAGGGACCTATCTGGCAGAGAGCACCCACGGGTTGATCaaaggctgctttttgcttgAACTTCCCAGGTACTAATTGGCTAGGACAAATGAGGCTGGATTTACACGCTTCAGGAGATGGATAAATAAACATTACCTTCTGGCTAGCATGTTTTGCAAGCACCGGGGATGTTTCCTTGTTGTAGAAAGGCCCCGGGTTTCCTCAGCTCGACAACACTGGGCAGGTTTAGgtcttggggagggggggagaggcTCTCCTCACCCCGGGCTGGGAGGCTCGGCTCTCCAGCACCCATATCCCCTGTTCTTGCTTGCAGCTGCCGGAGCCCATTATGCCCTTCCGCATGTACAACgagctgatgggcttggccAAGGAGAGCTTACAGGGCGGCGAGGCCAAGGGCAAGAGCGGGAAGGGGGGCCCTGAGCTGGTGGACAGAGGAGCCGACACGGACAAGGTGGTGGTGAACCTGGTGCTGAAGCTGaaggagctgctgaaggagctTCCCTGGGAGAACATGGCCACGCTCCAGTACCTCCTGCAGCACCTGAGAAGGTGAGAAGGGCAGGTCCAGAGCCCACGCGGGTGCTGGGGcaccttccccttctttcctaGAGTGGGAAGGTAAGTGCAGCCTCCCCACCGGACCCACGCTGGCCGTGGGGACAGCCCAGCCCTTCCCAGGAGCAAGGAGGTCGATCCGTGGCTGCAGCTACTTCTCTGCAGCTCACGAAGCCCGTGTGTGCCACGAGAGGGGACTCCcgtgctgccagcccagcatctcctccagccTGGATGTGCCAGGCTGGGCGAGTCCTGCTGGTCCACACGTCCCTTCTCCTTGCTTGCTCTCACgagttcctcctcctcctccccaggatTGTGGAAGTGGAACAGGACAACAAGATGACCTCAAGCAACCTGGGCATTGTCTTTGGGCCAACACTGATGCGCCCAAGGCCCACGGACGCCACTATTTCCTTGTCCTCGCTGGTTGACTATCCCCACCAAGCTCGCATCATCGAGGCACTCATCATCTTCTATTCGACCATCTTTGAGAACAAGGAGACCACAGTGCCGGCCGACTCCAGCAAGTACGCCACAGACAGCAAGGAGGAGGGAGCCAGCTCCTCTGACCTGGTAGGAGTCTCTGGGGAAGGGAGCACCCTTAGGGGACGCGGAGCCGACCAGGACAGCCTGCTTGTGCTTGCAACCTGGCGCAGATCAGCTGGGGCAGACCCTCCTGCAGCCCTAACAccccccagccctctcctgaACGGTGCCCCAGCCTCGTGCTCTGCCCTGCAGATCGCAGCAGTGacattccccatccctgctgtgcCACACGGTGGTACGGGTCCAGCCAACGCTGTTGCCCTTCTCTTACAAAACTCGCCTTGCTTCGTCATGTCCCCGTGTGCATCCCCACTCCACTTGCGAGTGATTTTCTGCCCCAAAAGAACAGTCTCAGTAGGTGAGACAGgcagggggtgggagggtggagCCTACACACCTTTACACCCAGACAACAAGTTGGTAGTTCTCCACTTTCTGGAACCATTTCTCAGTGAATGagaaagttttcttctcctccatGCCCTCACCACTGCATCTCTTCCTTCCAGTCCCACACAGGCTCCCAGCCCGGCAGCATCCCCTACCTAGAGCTGCCTTCGGAGAAGGGCAATTTGGATTACAGCGCCGACTCATTCGCAGGTAAGTGAAAGGCACCCGGTGGCTCCTCCCCAGCGGGCACAGGTCTCTTGGGAGGTCCGAGGTATGTCACCAGCAGCAATAACACAAAGCCCTTCCCCTGTACCTGAACACCACAAGTTTGGTGAACAAAGCTCCTGCAGATGCCGTGGTGCTGGGCGAGAGCGTAGCACAGGGCTCCCTCTGTCCCGCAGAGTCCGGCGACCGCTCCGTTGACTCCGACTCTGAGCTGGAGGATGGCGGGGAGCTGCTGGCCGCCACGGACGGCGGCCCACGAACCCAGCTAATGAAACAGGGGAGCGAGACCAGCACAGACGAAGCTCAGTTCTGCGATGATGGGAGCGAGGGACAGCGGAGCCGGAGCTGCAGCATGGGCCAGTCGGATGCGGAGGGCACCGCTCCccgctgctgcagccccccaggagAGGAGCAAAGCGATGCAGAAGACTACCCTGAGCGCCGCTTCCCCGCTGCTGACACGGACTACAACACAAACCAGTCCAACAACACAGCCGTGCCCGCCACTGCCCGGCATCTGGCAGCCAGGTGCCAAGGCGGCTGCGAGCCAGGCAGCGAGCAGCAGCCCCGGTTTATCTAAGCCACTGAACAAAAATACCGCGGACACTGGGACGGGGCAAAGGGACAAAATCCAGACGCTACCCAGGCGTAGCGATGCGGAAAGCTGTGATGttgaggggtggggagggacaGCACAGAGCCACGGGCAGCTAAAGGGAGGGGGGTTTGGTGTGTCAGCTGCAGGCAAGTCCCGGCTGTTTCATGGC belongs to Aquila chrysaetos chrysaetos chromosome 12, bAquChr1.4, whole genome shotgun sequence and includes:
- the ARHGAP45 gene encoding rho GTPase-activating protein 45 isoform X2 codes for the protein MFSRKKRELMKTPSISKKSRAGSPIPQTLPDLSRKDCLEAPGSGLGELPPASSKLSTSPSAVGTLKRPTSLSRHASAAGFPLTAAGPRAVPKGHKTPTSYSPMDGGEGPFIDTEDISQLLTDVARFADALENLRDVVLRDDPREPQRPLAHECLGETLRILRQVINKYPLLNTLETLTAAGTLISKVKGFHYESNNETDKREFEKAVETIAVSFSSTVSEFLMGEVDSSTILSIPPSDQNQTMESLYGGIPGPGGDGMPSGMENYDTGRPPAEEVDVMLQRCEGGVDAALQYAKNISKYMKDLIGYLEKRTTLEMEFAKGLQKMANSCKQTISQETNMPFLSIYLLALEQDMEHGTSVLQVANTLQHQTFLQPLTVRRLEHEKRRKEIKEQWHRAQRKLQEAEVNLRKAKQIYMQRSEEHDKAKYMAVKAEEEQQNTTSSITTKTLDKKRRLEEEAKNKAEEAMATYRTCVADANTQKQELEDTKVNSLRQIHEVIKQSDQVIKMATISFYQIMHMQTAPLPVNFQTLCESSKLYDPGQQYASHVKQLQRGDEPDIQYDFEPYVSHNAWSPFTRTRKGSFNANDFSTNAGSDGAGLPKDGTVSEGGTGSKEQQSGAVAAERRGGRGHQVHKSWPTSITEADSSLDSNAGEFSHKLQRLSSNGTMSSSEELEEKDENATPFEQSINGITPEMTALTGPFRNVGLSKAAQTHRLRKLRTPSKCRECNSYVYFQGAECEECYLACHKKCLETLAIQCGHKKLQGKLQLFGQDFTKASQSSSDGIPFIIKKCISEIEKRALKTKGIYRVNGVKTRVEKLCQAFENGKELVELSQASPHDISNVLKLYLRQLPEPIMPFRMYNELMGLAKESLQGGEAKGKSGKGGPELVDRGADTDKVVVNLVLKLKELLKELPWENMATLQYLLQHLRRIVEVEQDNKMTSSNLGIVFGPTLMRPRPTDATISLSSLVDYPHQARIIEALIIFYSTIFENKETTVPADSSKYATDSKEEGASSSDLSHTGSQPGSIPYLELPSEKGNLDYSADSFAESGDRSVDSDSELEDGGELLAATDGGPRTQLMKQGSETSTDEAQFCDDGSEGQRSRSCSMGQSDAEGTAPRCCSPPGEEQSDAEDYPERRFPAADTDYNTNQSNNTAVPATARHLAARCQGGCEPGSEQQPRFI
- the ARHGAP45 gene encoding rho GTPase-activating protein 45 isoform X1; protein product: MLGRAAGKNSYSPYSAGRRRTGKGDSPKRSLDSLPHSPTVWLTDLSRKDCLEAPGSGLGELPPASSKLSTSPSAVGTLKRPTSLSRHASAAGFPLTAAGPRAVPKGHKTPTSYSPMDGGEGPFIDTEDISQLLTDVARFADALENLRDVVLRDDPREPQRPLAHECLGETLRILRQVINKYPLLNTLETLTAAGTLISKVKGFHYESNNETDKREFEKAVETIAVSFSSTVSEFLMGEVDSSTILSIPPSDQNQTMESLYGGIPGPGGDGMPSGMENYDTGRPPAEEVDVMLQRCEGGVDAALQYAKNISKYMKDLIGYLEKRTTLEMEFAKGLQKMANSCKQTISQETNMPFLSIYLLALEQDMEHGTSVLQVANTLQHQTFLQPLTVRRLEHEKRRKEIKEQWHRAQRKLQEAEVNLRKAKQIYMQRSEEHDKAKYMAVKAEEEQQNTTSSITTKTLDKKRRLEEEAKNKAEEAMATYRTCVADANTQKQELEDTKVNSLRQIHEVIKQSDQVIKMATISFYQIMHMQTAPLPVNFQTLCESSKLYDPGQQYASHVKQLQRGDEPDIQYDFEPYVSHNAWSPFTRTRKGSFNANDFSTNAGSDGAGLPKDGTVSEGGTGSKEQQSGAVAAERRGGRGHQVHKSWPTSITEADSSLDSNAGEFSHKLQRLSSNGTMSSSEELEEKDENATPFEQSINGITPEMTALTGPFRNVGLSKAAQTHRLRKLRTPSKCRECNSYVYFQGAECEECYLACHKKCLETLAIQCGHKKLQGKLQLFGQDFTKASQSSSDGIPFIIKKCISEIEKRALKTKGIYRVNGVKTRVEKLCQAFENGKELVELSQASPHDISNVLKLYLRQLPEPIMPFRMYNELMGLAKESLQGGEAKGKSGKGGPELVDRGADTDKVVVNLVLKLKELLKELPWENMATLQYLLQHLRRIVEVEQDNKMTSSNLGIVFGPTLMRPRPTDATISLSSLVDYPHQARIIEALIIFYSTIFENKETTVPADSSKYATDSKEEGASSSDLSHTGSQPGSIPYLELPSEKGNLDYSADSFAESGDRSVDSDSELEDGGELLAATDGGPRTQLMKQGSETSTDEAQFCDDGSEGQRSRSCSMGQSDAEGTAPRCCSPPGEEQSDAEDYPERRFPAADTDYNTNQSNNTAVPATARHLAARCQGGCEPGSEQQPRFI